One part of the Gossypium raimondii isolate GPD5lz chromosome 1, ASM2569854v1, whole genome shotgun sequence genome encodes these proteins:
- the LOC105775584 gene encoding photosystem II 10 kDa polypeptide, chloroplastic, with protein MAASVMASSSSVRLKPNFNVDKSGGSRGVPSLARVPSSFKVEAGSGKKKIKTDSPYGINGGLNLKDGVDASGRRAKGKGVYQFVDKYGANVDGYSPIYDPNDWSPSGDVYTGGTTGLAIWAVTLAGILAGGALLVYNTSALAQ; from the exons atggctgCCTCAGTTATGGCTTCGTCTTCTTCAGTAAGGCTTAAACCTAATTTCAATGTCGATAAATCAGGTGGTAGCAGAGGCGTCCCTTCCCTTGCTAGGGTTCCGTCTTCTTTCAAGGTTGAAGCTGGTAGTGGCAAGAAGAAGATCAAGACCGATAGCCCTTACG GAATTAATGGTGGCTTGAACTTAAAGGATGGTGTTGATGCTTCTGGAAGAAGGGCTAAG GGAAAGGGTGTCTATCAATTTGTTGACAAATATGGTGCTAATGTCGATGGGTACAG CCCCATATACGACCCCAACGACTGGTCTCCCAGCGGTGATGTTTATACCGGTG GGACTACTGGATTGGCAATATGGGCAGTTACCCTAGCCGGAATTCTTGCCGGAGGAGCTCTTTTGGTTTACAACACAAGTGCTTTGGCACAGTAG
- the LOC105775576 gene encoding DNA repair protein recA homolog 1, chloroplastic encodes MDSSLVFSLELKLHHHSLPFPTHFQRRPFLTSSNFHLAAAKKPPRKVHCEFEPKVNGALSPDPDSRFLDRQKALEAAMNDINSSFGKGSVTRLGSAGGALVETFPSGCLTLDLALGGGLPKGRIVEVYGPESSGKTTLALHAIAEVQKLGGNAMLVDAEHAFDPAYSKALGVDVENLIVCQPDNGEMALEIADRMCRSGAVDLICVDSVSALTPRAEIEGEIGMQQMGLQARLMSQALRKMSGNASKAGCTLIFLNQIRYKIGVYYGNPEVTSGGIALKFFASVRLEIRSTGKIKSVKGDEDIGLRVRVRVQKSKVSRPYKQAEFEIIFGEGVSKLGCILDCAEMMDVVTKKGSWYSYGDHRLGQGRDRALQYLRDNPILRDEIEKIARSMIADGTEHLSSTHVKSLSFPPQDEDIYEEV; translated from the exons ATGGATTCTTCTTTAGTTTTCTCTTTGGAACTGAAACTCCACCATCACTCTTTGCCTTTCCCAACCCATTTCCAAAGACGTCCGTTTCTCACTTCATCCAACTTCCACTTAGCGGCGGCCAAGAAACCACCCAGGAAAGTTCACTGTGAATTCGAACCCAAAGTTAATGGTGCTCTCTCACCGGACCCTGATTCCCGTTTCCTCGACCGG CAAAAAGCATTGGAGGCTGCAATGAATGATATAAATAGTTCATTTGGAAAAGGAAGTGTTACAAGATTGGGGAGTGCTGGTGGAGCATTGGT TGAAACTTTTCCAAGTGGTTGTTTGACGCTAGATTTAGCCTTAGGTGGTGGCCTTCCCAAAGGAAGAATTGTGGAG GTATATGGACCAGAAAGTAGTGGAAAAACTACCCTAGCACTCCATGCCATTGCTGAAGTGCAG AAGCTTGGTGGCAACGCGATGCTTGTTGATGCAGAGCATGCTTTTGATCCAGCATATTCAAAAGCATTGGGAGTAGATGTCGAGAATTTGATTGTGTGCCAGCCGGATAATGGGGAAATGGCATTAGAAA TTGCGGATCGTATGTGCAGGTCTGGTGCTGTAGATTTAATTTGTGTTGATTCAGTATCAGCTCTCACTCCACGGGCAGAGATTGAA GGTGAGATCGGGATGCAGCAAATGGGATTGCAAGCACGTCTTATGAGTCAGGCTTTACGTAAGATGTCAGGAAATGCTTCTAAAGCTGGTTGTACTCTAATTTTTCTTAATCAAATAAGATATAAG ATTGGAGTATATTATGGGAACCCAGAAGTGACTAGTGGAGGAATTGCATTAAAGTTCTTTGCCTCAGTTCGTCTTGAAATACGTTCTACTGGGAAGATAAAGTCT GTTAAAGGTGATGAGGACATTGGGCTTCGTGTTCGTGTAAGAGTGCAGAAGAGTAAG GTCTCAAGGCCATACAAGCAAGCAGAATTTGAAATCATATTCGGAGAGGGAGTAAGCAAATTG GGATGCATTTTAGATTGTGCTGAAATGATGGATGTTGTCACAAAGAAGGGCTCTTGGTACAGCTATGGGGACCATAG GCTGGGGCAAGGCAGAGATAGAGCACTACAATACTTGAGAGACAACCCTATTCTACGTGACGAAATCGAGAAG ATAGCTCGGTCTATGATTGCGGATGGAACCGAACATTTGAGCTCAACTCATGTGAAGAGCTTGTCATTTCCTCCCCAAGATGAAGATATTTATGAGGAGGTATGA
- the LOC105775593 gene encoding NAC domain-containing protein 21/22 produces MSNISLVEAKLPPGFRFHPKDEELVCDYLMKKVASADTLQLMIEVDLNKCEPWDIPETAGVGGKEWYFYSKRDRKYATGLRTNRATCSGYWKATGKDRAIHSKGMVVGMRKTLVFYNGRAPKGTKSDWVMHEFRLDGPLSPPNLATLKEDWVLCRVFHKTRDTITKPSSMGTTCLDDTSSSSQLPPLTDPYLISDHTGPNSNEQVPCFSVLSQTDPNSFKVEMQPNMPTETLTSSSSVDHQQQQQQMMPAINDITSCLDSFPRDKMVIKAVLNNLTQLDTYLNVKESTSFDGGISSDHSYLSGIWDCPTFGINY; encoded by the exons atgagtaaCATAAGCTTGGTGGAAGCCAAGTTACCACCTGGTTTCAGGTTCCACCCTAAAGATGAAGAACTGGTTTGTGATTATTTGATGAAGAAGGTGGCTTCTGCTGATACTTTGCAACTCATGATCGAAGTTGACCTCAACAAGTGTGAGCCATGGGATATTCCTG AAACGGCTGGAGTGGGAGGCAAAGAATGGTATTTTTACAGCAAAAGAGACAGGAAATATGCAACGGGGCTGAGGACAAATAGGGCAACATGCAGTGGGTATTGGAAGGCAACGGGGAAAGATAGGGCAATCCATAGCAAAGGCATGGTGGTAGGAATGAGGAAAACCTTGGTGTTCTACAATGGCAGGGCACCTAAAGGTACAAAGTCTGATTGGGTCATGCATGAATTCAGGCTTGATGGCCCCCTTTCTCCTCCAAACCTTGCCACTCTCAAG GAAGATTGGGTCTTATGTCGAGTTTTCCATAAAACAAGAGACACCATTACCAAACCTTCTAGCATGGGAACAACCTGTTTGGACGACACAAGCTCTTCATCCCAGCTCCCACCATTGACGGATCCTTACCTAATCTCCGACCACACCGGACCGAACTCCAACGAGCAAGTGCCCTGCTTCTCCGTTCTATCTCAAACCGATCCGAACAGTTTCAAAGTCGAAATGCAACCGAACATGCCAACTGAAACCctaacatcatcatcatcggtcgatcatcaacaacaacaacaacaaatgaTGCCAGCCATTAACGACATAACTTCATGTTTAGATTCATTCCCACGAGACAAAATGGTGATCAAAGCTGTATTGAACAATCTGACACAGCTGGATACTTATCTTAATGTCAAGGAATCGACAAGCTTCGATGGAGGAATTAGTTCAGACCACAGCTACTTGTCTGGAATTTGGGATTGTCCTACATttggaattaattattaa
- the LOC105775603 gene encoding transcription activator MSS11 yields the protein MASACVNNIGVSPESFQPKTSYPSFGWLSPRISFSREEESSSKSKSKTDPDTTEIQDVPPGEFEFRLEDPVAMLPADELFSDGKLVPLHLSTVKQLQQQQQQRQEQEQHRALNGLAEIRSRETGSSMEVSGSDHYLFSPKAPRCSSRWRELLGFKKCSLSTNNQPSKPESQSSKVSLLSNNNPKSLKHFLHRSSKSSSDSSLNLPLLKSSDSESVSISSSRLSLSSSSSGHEHDDLPRLSLDSDKPSPNPFAPCRNINPNPNPPRMRMVKPRPGSGSDQTSTGGARMGRSPIRREPMTSRGVSVDSPRMNSSGKIVFQSLERSSSSPSSFNGGPRFKQRGMERSYSANVRITPVLNVPVCSLRGSSKSGSVFGFGQLFSSSPQKNPNGSLSSSSSAASSKGHQISCNRNRTTDRNH from the coding sequence ATGGCTTCAGCTTGTGTTAACAATATCGGCGTTTCGCCGGAGAGTTTCCAGCCCAAGACGAGTTACCCATCGTTCGGCTGGTTGAGTCCACGGATTTCGTTCAGTCGAGAGGAAGAATCGTCGTCGAAGTCGAAGTCTAAAACGGATCCTGACACGACGGAGATCCAGGATGTTCCCCCGGGTGAGTTTGAGTTCAGGCTTGAAGATCCCGTCGCCATGTTACCGGCCGATGAGCTTTTCTCCGATGGTAAACTAGTGCCTCTACATTTATCGACTGTTAAACAACtgcagcaacaacaacaacaacgaCAAGAACAAGAACAACATCGTGCTTTGAATGGTTTAGCTGAGATCAGGTCAAGGGAAACAGGTTCATCAATGGAGGTTTCCGGGTCGGATCATTACTTGTTTTCACCTAAAGCTCCGAGGTGTTCCAGCAGGTGGAGGGAACTACTGGGTTTCAAAAAATGTTCACTAAGCACCAATAATCAACCATCAAAACCCGAATCTCAAAGCAGCAAAGTCTCGTTATTATCCAATAATAACCCAAAATCTCTCAAGCATTTCCTTCATAGAAGCTCCAAATCTTCCTCAGATTCTTCATTGAATCTCCCATTGTTGAAAAGCTCAGATTCCGAATCAGTTTCCATATCTTCATCACGTTTATCcctttcttcatcatcttcagGCCATGAACACGACGATCTCCCACGGCTATCACTAGATTCCGATAAGCCAAGCCCCAACCCTTTTGCACCATGTAGAAACataaacccaaacccaaacccacCAAGAATGAGGATGGTTAAGCCAAGACCAGGGTCTGGGTCCGATCAAACATCCACCGGTGGAGCTAGAATGGGTCGGAGTCCGATCCGGAGAGAACCAATGACAAGCCGGGGAGTTTCAGTGGATAGTCCAAGAATGAACTCTTCAGGGAAAATCGTATTTCAAAGCTTGGAAAGAAGTTCAAGCAGTCCAAGCAGCTTCAATGGCGGTCCAAGGTTTAAACAAAGGGGAATGGAAAGATCATATTCAGCAAACGTTAGGATCACTCCGGTCCTTAACGTACCCGTTTGTTCATTGAGAGGATCTTCGAAATCGGGTTCGGTTTTCGGGTTCGGGCAGTTGTTTTCATCTTCCCCACAAAAGAATCCAAATGgatcattatcatcatcatcatcagcgGCAAGCAGTAAAGGCCATCAGATTAGCTGCAACAGAAACAGAACAACCGATCGAAAtcattga